One region of bacterium (Candidatus Blackallbacteria) CG13_big_fil_rev_8_21_14_2_50_49_14 genomic DNA includes:
- a CDS encoding MerR family transcriptional regulator: protein MAYLVNEVAHWAQISVRTLHHYDRCGLLKPDQLSEAGYRLYSDQNLERLQEILFFKTLGFSLKQIQALVESPDYARLHALESQKEWLEKEKQRLDTLMETLDKSIEAIKKGNKMKKKALFKGLSLKEIKAHQAQYAQETEARWGQTEAYRESQKRTAGYTAEDWARIQAEQAEIYQRIVAGMEGRPESPEVQAAVADLRASFCRYYYDCTPEIFAGLGQMYMQDARFRDYYEKIQPGLAAFLSQAIACYSGTQA, encoded by the coding sequence ATGGCCTATTTAGTAAACGAAGTGGCCCACTGGGCTCAAATCAGTGTGCGTACCCTTCACCACTATGACCGCTGTGGGCTCTTGAAGCCCGATCAGCTTTCAGAGGCCGGTTACCGGCTTTACAGTGATCAAAATCTTGAGCGCCTGCAGGAAATCTTGTTTTTTAAAACCCTGGGGTTTTCCTTGAAACAGATTCAGGCTTTGGTTGAATCTCCGGATTATGCGCGACTTCATGCTTTGGAAAGCCAGAAAGAATGGCTTGAAAAGGAGAAGCAGCGTTTGGATACGCTGATGGAAACGCTTGATAAGAGCATTGAAGCAATTAAGAAAGGGAATAAAATGAAAAAGAAAGCGCTTTTTAAAGGACTCTCTCTCAAAGAGATCAAAGCCCACCAGGCCCAGTATGCCCAAGAAACAGAAGCACGCTGGGGGCAAACGGAGGCCTATCGCGAAAGTCAAAAGCGCACAGCGGGTTATACTGCCGAGGATTGGGCGCGAATTCAGGCCGAGCAGGCCGAGATCTACCAGCGGATTGTCGCAGGCATGGAAGGCCGTCCTGAGTCCCCGGAAGTTCAAGCGGCAGTGGCAGACCTGCGCGCCAGTTTTTGCAGATATTATTATGACTGTACCCCTGAGATCTTTGCGGGTTTGGGGCAGATGTATATGCAGGATGCACGCTTTCGTGATTATTATGAAAAAATTCAGCCTGGATTGGCGGCCTTTTTAAGTCAGGCGATTGCCTGCTATTCTGGAACGCAGGCTTAA